From the genome of Capsicum annuum cultivar UCD-10X-F1 chromosome 4, UCD10Xv1.1, whole genome shotgun sequence:
TTGAAcgtagataccacataccatacttataaatatcggtttggtaattcggtaatcgataaattaaatttcagttcttggtaataccatattaaagttagagatgtgcaaatgtacatttaaacatcaaaaattatatttaatagaaaccttATTTAGTTTTCCTTTTGTTGCTTTTTACGAACATATTACAaaggtccaagagattctttgggatgactaatactattgtctattgggttgGTTAAACatattgcatatatatatatatagagagagagagtcgGAGCCAAAATTTTAAGTAAGGggattcaatattcaaagaaaactaagtcgaaaggggttcaacacctactataaccacataaaaaataattttaatcatatctaaataatatataatatatttttccgtcgaagggggttcggacgaACCCCTAAAGAGGGCTGGCTtctcctttctctctctctctatatataaatcggtattaatatcttgtatcAAATCCAATCCCGAATACCGAAATGTTGAAATcttactcccaaataccataccaaataacGAATACCAAATTTTTCAATTCGATTCGGTAATTCGATTTTCGATATTTTATGCCCAGCCCTAAGTGTGAGTTTAAAgtctgattaaaaatattttttttttcttttttgatattgTAGGTTGGAAGTTGTTAATGTACAAGATCCTAGAGGAATAGCAAAAGTGATAGGGACATTGGTTTCTTTGGGTGGGGTTACGATAATGACATTGTATAAAGGAgttattttgaagaatttatggcATCCTATCATTTATATTCATCAAGGAGGAAACAATGTTGTGAAGGAAAATTGGGTGAAAGGTTCAATTTTGACTGTTGCTAGTTGCATTGCATGGTCCATATGGTTCATCATGCAGGTCATTTTACAAAAATCTTGTCCATTTTTGACTAGTTTTGTAACTATATAAGTTGTTTTACGATGGTTATAGGGTTTGGGGGTGAGGGGTGGGTGGTTGTGGTGGGGTGGTGGTggaggtgggggggggggggtctccCAACGCCCTATTTTGCATGTGTTTGATGGTATGGAGATGGTATCATGTTTTCTatgtttcttgatttttgtttggAGGGGGTCCCTAttttgtatgtgtttgatggTACAGAGACGTTATCGAGTGTTTCCtatatatgtttttatgtttcttgatttttgtttggGGGTTGGGGTCTCTTGACGCCCTATTTTGCATGTGTTTGATGTTACGTGGGGGTGCCTGACGCtcctattttgaatgtgtttgATGGCATGGAGACGTTATCGAGTGTTTTCTATGTGTTCTtatgtttcttgattttttttttgtggggtggggggggggtgtgtgggggtgggggggtTAAGGGTTCGCTTGGAGAGGGGGTGTAGTTGTGGGTCCCGACAGACTCATTTAAAGCGAATCCAAGAATTGAAACTTATGTGTTAGGCCGTGTCCTTGCGTGCCTATCACGATCTTccaattttgggtcgtgacacgcTCACAGGGGTGGAGCTAGCTAGAAGGCAACTTATAGGTTTATATTTAGTAGCATTTGAAATCGTTATCGTAGACTTCAGAATCTATAAAGTTCAAATTCTGAATCCGTCTCTTACATCCTTTGAATTTCATAGGCTTACACATTGAAAAGATATCCAGCACAATTGTCACTGACAACATGGATGAGTTTTGTAGGAGCAGCACAATCAGCTTTCTACACAATCGTAGTGCAACATAAAAGAGTTGCTTGGACTATTGGTTTCAACATTGATTTTTGGTCTATAATGTATGGGGTAAGTAAGGGTCAAATCATCTCTTGCAAAATATATTGCTCGGATTCTTTAAAAATGTTATAGAAAGCATGTCAGAtcgagtaaagcatctagtatctctctgaactatgaccaaatttgcaaCGACACGCTCCAACTTTACGGGGGTCCTATCACcgctgaactaaattttagcgtatttttttCAACCTTTTTAGTTGATGTGGGCCCCATTTTGTGTTataaaggtgccacatcagcacaaaagggtgacaaaaatatgctaaaattgaattCAAGAGAGGTAATAGGACCCTGTGAACttagagtgtgtcgtagcaactttgatcatagttcgggagggtactggatgcttatctctgtCAAATCTCTAAAAAGATCACACCTTTTGGAGGATCCGATACAAACATGACAATATTTTTGgagaattcatcaaattattgtCAAATTATCTCTTGCAAATATATTGCTCAGATTCTTAAAAAATGTTATCGAAAGCATGTCAAATCGAGTAAAACATTTAGTCCCtccctgaactatgaccaaatttgcaatgacacacttcaacttcacggggtcctattacccctgaactaaattttagcgtttTTTGTAACCTtgttagctgacgtgacacctattgtcaacctttttagttgacgtgacacctttgacatgggccccattttatgtaataaaggtgtcacgtcagcacagaagggtgacaaaaatacgctaaaattgaatTCAAGAGAGGTAATAAGACTCCTGTGAAATTGGAGTGTGTTATAGCAACTTTGATCATAATTCGGGAGGGTACTGAATGTTTATCTCTGTCAGATCTCTAAAAAGATCACACCTTTTGAAGAATCCAATACAAACGtaacaatatttttgaagaattcgaGCAACGTAGTTGTATAGTGAAATTCCTTTTATTTGGTTGTGACAAGCTTTCACATTTTTCGAGAAAAAGGTTTgaaatatacctaaactttgaCGAAATTTGCTGTAACACGCCTTAATTTTGCGGGGGTTCTATGACCCCCTCGACTATCTATTACCCTAATTCTGTAGCATATATTTGCCCACCTGGACCACTACGTGAATGCACGCACATTGAGCGCGTAAGGGTCTGAAGTGGTTCAGCTGGACAAATATATGCCACAGAAATACGGTAATAAATAATCTAGGAGAGTCATAGAACTCCCGCAAAATTAAAACGTGGTACAATAAATTTCgcctaaatttaaatatatttctgactcttttccattttgttgtactTAATGCAGGGTATAGTAATTTCTGGTTTAGTGGTTTTTATTCGATTATGGTGCACAGAGCAAAAGGGACCTGTTTTTGTGACAAtgttcaattcactagcaacaaTATTAGTGGCAATTTTAGCATACTTTATTTTTGGTGAAAAGCTATTTATGGGAAGGTAAAAAACTCTTTTTTACATGatcaaatatagaaaaatttcaagtaatttctatttttttttttgagataagcattcagtaccCTCTCGAACTTCACAGGGGTTCTATTAATCTCAaattcaattttagcatatttttgtcatccttttgtgctgacgtgacacttttatttcataaaatgaGGCTCACATTACgtgtcatgtcagctaaaaaggatgacaaaagGTGCCGTGTCAGCTAAAAAGGATGATAGAATACACTAGAATTTAGTTTCGGGTAAATAGATctccgtgaagttggagtgtatcaTAGCAAACTTGGTCATAGTTCGAGGGTACTAGATACTTTAATCATTCTATTTTGTTTAATATAAGTCGAAATGAGCTTATTTAATGAAGCGACACGATCAGTGAGGATTCATATTGTTAACCTCAACTTTCTTGGGATTGAAGCATAGTTGTGTTATTGTGGAAGCCTCATGCACTAAAGACAACAACAAACTACACCTCAGTCCCAAACGAGTTGCGGCCAGTTATATGAATCCTCACAATCAGTGGCAGAGCCAACATCTTAACTAAGGaggttcaaaatcgaaaaatgtGAATAAAAGAACTAGTCGAAGGGAGTTCAACGCCTGCtgtatatacatgaaaaataattttaagcctgtataaaaatataattttccgCCGAAGAgaattcggatgaaccccctcaCTATTAGCCCGCTCCGCCACTGTTCACATCTTCATTTAAGCTCAACTCATGTCATCATCATGACTAGTCGTATTAtgccaaataaattaaaactgagGAAGTATAGAACAATgaattcatttatattttttttaaataattgacacttttttgttttttcaatttttcagcATCATAGGAGCAATAATAGTCATTGTTGGACTTTACTTGGTCTTGTGGGGAAAAGAAgatccaaaatcacaaagaaaagatgaagaaaaatgttGCACAACAAAAATAGAACATCAAGAAGACAATATGATGAAGAAATTCCAATTAGAATAGGAAGATTGCGTATAATAAATTCTTGTGGTCCAGTCCTTCCTCGAACCTCGTGCATGGCGAGAACTTTAGTACACCcgtctctctctctttttttctctccttagAATAGGAAGGTTGAAGAACTTCCAATAGCTTATTGTTCTCAAGAATaataaaaaccaataaaaaaaaattagtattgaCGGAAAAATTCATGGTAGGAAACGCTTCTACCTTATTTTTTGAGTCCATTATCGAAGAGGGAAGATTGCAAAAATGATATTTACTTTGCCTCAAAATACTTATTATATTTTGCTTTTCGAGAGTTAACCTGCATGAACTTAGATCAataagatgtattttttttttttaaccatatGACAACTATTACAACTTATAGTACCACCAACCAAGTGTACCATGAACAACATTATCAATCATGTGGATAAATCATCACAAACACCAATGGTTAAAACATAAACTAATTAGACAAAAACACTTGAACATACACACCAATTAGACATCATGATAGTTCTGCCAAATTTGGACAATGGTACAAATTACAAAAACAACATATCCAGCAGTGTATTCtcataaagtggggtctggggagggtaaagtgtacgcataCCATACCACTATcttaggtgaagtagagaggctgtttccgatagatctcCGGCTTAGAATCAATAACAGTATAGCAAACACAAAACAtgaaaacaaataacaaaaaggatatcacaccgctagataataaaagaaacaagacatcCACAAGGTAATGTTATAAACTAGCTATTCGAAATCataaacatcaccaaaacaccacgaacaaaaGACTACAAGAAACTACAGTCACAGGTACCAATTGTCATCGGCAAAATAAAAGTTGGCTTGCAAAATAACTAGACATTAAGCTACATTGTTTGTTACATGCccatcggaaacaacctcttctACTTTCCCATGTGGAAGGGCTCTCGCTCAACAGATCAAAGGTACGCCGATGATAAAAGGCTGATGACTCCCAAGAGCTCTTATCGACGGAGTCGTTTGGCACTTCGATGTCGACTCATCACATCCTGGGGTTGAAGAAGGTCCCAAGGGTTCGGTTGTTCGCTGACTCAAGTGGTACGTGAGTTGGGTTTAGAACGTCGTGAGACAGTTCGGTTCCTATCTACCGTTGGTGTTGAAGGGAGAACTGCGAGGAGCCAACCCTAGTACGAGAGGACTGGGTTGGCCGGGCTAACTTATGGTATACCGGTTGTTATGCCAATAGCAGCtaaggtagcggtatggactgcgtacactctaccctacccagactccactttgtgggaattcactatgttttttgttgttgttgttgtttgttacatacccaaatatcaacaaaaacaacttgATCATAGAAATCTAAGATGTTTTCTTGATTGAAGATTTATCATTTCATGCACCTGGTTTGAACTTCAAGAGCCTTTGATCTTGCTTGCACAACACTTTGCGTTGGGAGCTCTCGTTAGATAATCGCCTTCTTTCCTTCTCGCTTCAAGTCCTTGACGAGTTTGTATCCAATATCACCCGCGATCTTAGCAGAATTCAACACCTTACGTGTGCAGACCGGTCTACTGCTAGACATTCCTTGATGTAAAATGTTGCAGAACAGCAGCAACTCAATCGAAAAAATGACATTGGATGAAATGACATCAAAGAACTAATAATAACACAACACTAAGATTTCACGGGAGTCTTCTACTTTATCTTACACTATACCTCTTTGGTAAAACGCCAACATTGACTTCAGCGTACAGTCCTTAGGCATACAACACAACTGTAATTACTTTAGTTCAAAGTCACTTTAACTGACGAATAAGCCTTCCTCAAACTAGAAGCAGGGAGAGAGCGTTATACAAACGCTTCACTTTCCTGCTTTGTATCTCTCATTGTTCGTTATTGAACTGATATGACATTAGCAAGTAGTCATGGAACATAACTATATATGTTCTCGAGAGTCATCATACACGTTTATAATGGGCGTGGATGACTGAAAACTGAACCAACTACTAAACAACTACTGCTATCCAAGAACGAAGAAGTATTCGACTCTACAGCTTCAGAATGTGACTTTGAATTCTTGCTGCTGTGATATGAAACTGTTGATTTATCCTTCGCGTTAGCTTCTCGGCTTCTATAGTAgctgttaagtccttagttttgatgattgacgaaTTATTTGTTAGGACCTGGTTCCTGATGAATATGTGATGGCTAAGCTGCAACTATTTAGGGACCTGGTTGACCGCATTCATGTCGCTGTCATGCATGGCTGGACGatagtacaaaagttggtgagAAAGCTGCTGCATTTTTTGTTTCAACCAATGAGACTCGTCCTAGGTTTTCACGTCTCATATATATTGCTCATCTTCCACAACAAGAAAACCAAAGCTTCCATATACTCGCAACAAGAAATTCTTTGAAgctcttgaatcaaagcctcacTCTCAACAACGGATCGGACCTGCTTTCTCACACGTCGTGTCTTATGTTCTTGTTGTAATTGAGTCTTCGTATTTCGATTATAAACGTTGCCTACTGTTGTATTCCAGTTCTGAAATCAGTGTTGTCATCTAGAGTTAAGGTGATTAtgaagctagagttagcttgttgattcagttagagttagctgggtcTTGGTGCGGTAGAGTTATTGCATGTTTCTCTTTGTAATACAACTATTACTAGGAGAAGGAGAGGAGTTTCCACGTAAATATTGTTGTGTTTCTTAGTTGTTTATTTTACGTCCTGCAGTGTTGAGTCTCTTGCTATATATGTTTGTTTGCAGCTCATTCATCATGCTTGTTATGAAACGGACAGGAATAAGCAATACCACAAAACGAAGGAAAACAAGAACACACACAACTTTACATGGAAATCCTTAACGTGAAAAAACCACGGACAAAGGAGGAGGAAATCCGCTATAATGGAGAGGAATATAACGCGGAGACAAAAGTCTCAATGACGTATATCAACCGTCCAAAGCCGATccactaaatcgcacttatataatacgtgcgaaCAAAACAAGTCCTATCGGCCccataaaaaatcacaaacatgggtcacACCGCAAACTTTTCAGGACCGAATCAACAAAATTCGAGTCACAACTAAAACCCACTACCCCTTACACTAAATTCGGGTCACAAAATTCATTGGGAGTATATTTGTTCCTTTTCcgttttagtttttttattccGAATAATTAATAAAAACCCACTACTCCTTTCACTAGCGGTAGGGACATATGTGTATCCAAAGTATGACGGAAGGTATATACGCACAATTAGgatgaattaacaaaaaaaaataaggaaaatgatcAAATTGTTCTTTTTactttatatgctaaaaatacattaaaaaaatattaactataTGATACTTGTATTATTTGCTAATTGCTTACGAAACAAATCATATGTCATTAAGGCTCTAAGCAATAATTGTAAAAGGTGCACTTATTCCTCAATCTTCCCAATGAGAATGAGATAAAAGTATTCAGTAACCTCGAACTATGATTAAAGTTGCTACAACACACTCTAATTTTACAGGGATCCTATTACCCTCGAACTCAATTTTAGAgtatttttgtcactcttttgtattgacgtgacacctttattacataaaatgagatTCACAACAGCTAAAAAGGTCGACAAAAGATGTCATGTCAGCTAAAACGATTGACAAAAATACGTAAAAGTTTAGATTGGGGGGTGGGTAGTAGGACCCCCGTGAAATTAAagtgtgtcgtaacaaatttgatcatagttcaggagtactagatgctttactcaatGAGAATTTGTCAAAATCCTTACATCGGTTTCTAGATCCGCCCCTGCTATACTACGACCaatgtatataacttaaattctaAACGAAAACTATAAGAACGACAAAGTTTTTGGGGTGTCATCAATTTAGATAGATTCATAATTTGAACTTTATAAATTTCTAAGCATGTCTCAAATTAATATACTATAGTAACAATTGCATTTACAACTAAATATTTATCGATATTTAGTAAATTCCTCTCActagctctctctctctctacacaCACACCAGAGACGGAGCTTGAATTTTCACGAAGgaggttcaaaatttgaaaaaaaactaATCGAAAAGTctacatctattatatatacataaaatataattttagtaacgtataaataatataattttccgcTGAAGGAGGTTCGGTGAATCCCCATTACACATGCTTACTCCACCCCTCACACGCACACATATAATTTtccgcacacacacacatatataaaattttccgCTGAAGAGGGTTCAGTGAACCCCCATTACACATGCTGGCTCCGCCCTTGACACACACCCACAAACACACACTCAtataggggtgttcatggtttggtcgAAAACCAAACCGAACTGCGAACTAAActaaatcgaaccgaaccgaacTAAAttgacaagaaccaaaccgacaGTTATTTCTTtgtgttggtttggtttggttttagaaatttaaaaaccgactaagttggtttggttatgattttgaccaataatCGACCCATGAACACCCGTACACTCACATATAATTTtccacacacatatataatataattttagtaatgtataaatagtataattttccgcccccgacacacatatataaaattattgaatttcaCGTTAAGCAAATTATGCTAATACATTGGAACAAACTTAACTAAATTGTTCAATGTAAAGAGATAGAATAAACATATTGGATTCCTTGTATAGTGAAAaacttttaattaataaatattataatgcattatagttttataaattaattaattcacCCTACTCCACTAATAATCTCTCATTAGGATATCATAACTTATATAAAAACGAATCtaacttaataatatttattactaATTCATCTTATATTCCATGCACGTTCATTTCAAAAATCccactattatatttttaaaaggttAATTAATGAATCTTTCCATATTTGAATGatgtaattatattatatttaaccTAAGTATGAATATATACCTATAAcgctaaaaaatatttttacttttttgtagGGGGAAAATAGTTAATGTTTTTTTTATACTATTACGTAAGAGGTGAGTGCATAAGCATATGATCTCATCATTAATACAATGTACAATTAATCTTAATTTTGCATCAAATTCTAATTAATTGAACAATGCCAAAATCCAATTTAATTTTGCATCAAATTCTAGTTAATTAAACAATGTCAAATCCAACCAtaattttgcatcaaattatAGTTAATTAAAAAATGTCAAATTAATTTTGCATTAAATTCTAGTTAATTGAAAATATCAAAACCAATCCCTTTGAGTTTAAATTACTCCATATATCCATTTCTATTTATGTGAAGCTGTTTGATTAGACACGTTAAGATTATTTTCTATAacttatattttaagaaaataaaatgagaagTTTAAGGTTATAGATTTCTGAATGtagaaaaaacatactaaaatgaAAAGATAATACTGTCACACGTAATCGATAAAACACCGAGTTAAAATTCTTcctaaatgttattatttatctatTGACTATGTTAATACCGTTTACAAAAATATTGCGTACGTATTATTAGTTATTAGGTTACGTCAAAATATTTTATCGATAAAAATGATCTgataatgtaaatttttttttttagagattaTTTAAAA
Proteins encoded in this window:
- the LOC107869906 gene encoding WAT1-related protein At2g39510-like, giving the protein MAMEKFKPHLLMILAQICYTFLYFITQASFNHGMNPHVYVTYRHIVGGLFMLPFAYFLERGIRPKLTMTLLLEFFVLSLLGVSLTLNMYFVSLNFTSPTFVASMLNTIAALTFVLAVILRLEVVNVQDPRGIAKVIGTLVSLGGVTIMTLYKGVILKNLWHPIIYIHQGGNNVVKENWVKGSILTVASCIAWSIWFIMQAYTLKRYPAQLSLTTWMSFVGAAQSAFYTIVVQHKRVAWTIGFNIDFWSIMYGGIVISGLVVFIRLWCTEQKGPVFVTMFNSLATILVAILAYFIFGEKLFMGSIIGAIIVIVGLYLVLWGKEDPKSQRKDEEKCCTTKIEHQEDNMMKKFQLE